One Angustibacter sp. Root456 genomic window carries:
- a CDS encoding NUDIX domain-containing protein, protein MHTVVVVGALVRDGQVLLVHRRPDKHAYPDLWDLPGGAMEAGESELDALSRELHEELGVQVATASATHLTRLSVGPAADPAVLSAWLVREWQGTPANTAPEEHDGLKWCDLAHLPPPPHVLARTALLAALRIGRD, encoded by the coding sequence GTGCACACGGTGGTGGTGGTCGGCGCCTTGGTCCGGGACGGTCAGGTGCTGCTCGTGCACCGTCGCCCGGACAAGCACGCCTACCCCGACCTCTGGGACCTGCCGGGTGGCGCCATGGAGGCGGGTGAGTCAGAGCTCGACGCGCTCAGCCGAGAGCTGCACGAGGAGCTCGGGGTGCAGGTGGCGACGGCCTCGGCGACGCACCTCACCCGGCTGAGCGTCGGCCCCGCCGCTGACCCAGCGGTGCTCAGCGCCTGGCTCGTGCGCGAGTGGCAGGGCACCCCCGCGAACACCGCCCCCGAGGAGCACGACGGCCTGAAGTGGTGCGATCTCGCGCACCTGCCACCTCCTCCGCACGTCCTCGCGCGCACCGCTTTGCTGGCGGCGCTGCGCATCGGGCGCGACTGA
- a CDS encoding FAD-binding oxidoreductase has translation MTDSEPHPEMHLPAAVERLRAQYRALPSGQPVRLAKTTSNLFRPRERGARAGLDVSGLDEVFSVDPVARTAYVGGMTTYEHLVDATLAHGLMPLVVPQLKTITIGGALTGLGIESSSWRAGLPHESALSIDVLTGAGDIVRATPDGPDAELFTTFPNSYGTLGYAAAATIELVAVHPYVHLRHVRFEDLDELSAAIDKLVGAGDGERTTWDGEPVDFIDASVFPPRDDDGPARLEAFLTLGTWADEAPYTSDYTGMGVYYRSVRSRHEDWLTVRDYLWRWDTDWFWCSRALGVQNPKIRRWVPKRLLRSDNYQRVIGLENRYHVKARIDARRGLPARERVVQDVEIPVERLAEFLRWFVDTVPIEPIWLCPLRLRRPAPTANGQWPLYPLAPDELYVNVGFWSTVPIAEGDVEGDVNRRIEAKVAELDGHKSLYSDAYYGPEEFWKLYGRDQYEQAKRRYDPDSRLLDLYDKAVRGR, from the coding sequence ATGACCGACTCCGAGCCGCACCCTGAGATGCACCTGCCCGCTGCCGTCGAGCGCCTTCGCGCGCAGTACCGCGCCTTGCCCTCGGGGCAGCCGGTGCGGTTGGCGAAGACGACGAGCAACCTGTTCCGGCCACGCGAACGTGGTGCGCGAGCGGGGCTCGACGTGTCGGGTCTCGACGAGGTGTTCTCCGTCGACCCCGTGGCGCGCACCGCCTACGTCGGGGGCATGACGACGTACGAGCACCTGGTCGACGCGACGCTGGCCCACGGGCTGATGCCGCTGGTGGTGCCGCAGCTGAAGACCATCACCATCGGCGGGGCGCTCACGGGCCTTGGTATCGAGTCGTCGTCCTGGCGCGCGGGCCTCCCGCACGAGTCGGCGCTGTCGATCGACGTCCTCACGGGGGCGGGTGACATCGTGCGCGCGACGCCGGACGGCCCGGACGCCGAGCTCTTCACGACGTTCCCGAACTCCTACGGCACCCTCGGCTACGCCGCCGCGGCCACGATCGAGCTCGTGGCCGTGCACCCGTACGTGCACCTGCGGCACGTCCGCTTCGAGGACCTCGACGAGCTGAGCGCCGCGATCGACAAGCTCGTCGGGGCGGGCGACGGCGAGCGCACCACCTGGGACGGTGAGCCCGTCGACTTCATCGACGCCAGCGTCTTCCCGCCCCGCGACGACGACGGCCCCGCGCGGCTCGAGGCGTTCCTGACCCTCGGCACGTGGGCCGACGAGGCGCCGTACACCTCTGACTACACGGGGATGGGCGTCTACTACCGCTCGGTGCGCAGTCGGCACGAGGACTGGCTGACGGTGCGCGACTACCTGTGGCGCTGGGACACCGACTGGTTCTGGTGCTCGCGCGCGCTGGGCGTGCAGAACCCGAAGATCCGCCGGTGGGTGCCGAAGCGCCTGTTGCGCAGCGACAACTACCAGCGGGTGATCGGGCTGGAGAACCGCTACCACGTCAAGGCGCGGATCGACGCGCGCCGCGGTCTGCCCGCGCGCGAGCGGGTCGTGCAGGACGTCGAGATCCCGGTGGAGCGGCTCGCCGAGTTCTTGCGGTGGTTCGTCGACACGGTGCCGATCGAGCCGATCTGGTTGTGCCCGCTGCGGTTGCGCCGTCCGGCACCGACCGCGAACGGGCAGTGGCCGTTGTACCCGCTCGCCCCGGACGAGCTGTACGTCAACGTGGGCTTCTGGTCGACCGTGCCGATCGCCGAGGGGGACGTCGAAGGTGACGTCAACCGGCGGATCGAGGCCAAGGTCGCCGAGCTCGACGGACACAAGTCGTTGTACTCCGACGCCTACTACGGGCCGGAGGAGTTCTGGAAGCTGTACGGACGAGACCAGTACGAGCAGGCGAAGCGCCGGTACGACCCGGACTCGCGGTTGCTCGATCTTTACGACAAGGCGGTGAGAGGGCGATGA
- a CDS encoding GNAT family N-acetyltransferase, protein MDVVTGHDPRRFAERVRGFLAERPARHSVILTRLARALAGERAEPPQSELWWWVEQPDGEVVGALMQTPPHGAYLTADDDAVVRALARAAWVARPDLRSVGGPDPSGQVFADEWVRRGGPSAEVVMRQRLLQVDELVEPPAPPGRHRLAGPADVPLLRGWGEAFTDEATPGGARIDHVTARVAAGLLHVWEVDGRPVSMAAVTLPEAGVARVQLVYTPPQERGRGYAAACVAAVTREQLAEPGRTCMLYTDAANPTSNAVYERLGYRVIGTATDLAFAATIDA, encoded by the coding sequence GTGGACGTCGTCACCGGCCACGACCCGCGCCGCTTCGCCGAGCGGGTGCGGGGCTTCCTGGCTGAACGGCCGGCGCGGCACAGCGTCATCCTCACCCGCCTCGCGCGGGCCCTGGCCGGTGAGCGGGCGGAGCCGCCGCAGAGCGAGCTGTGGTGGTGGGTCGAGCAGCCGGACGGTGAGGTGGTGGGCGCGCTCATGCAGACGCCGCCCCATGGCGCCTACCTCACCGCGGACGACGACGCTGTCGTGCGCGCGCTGGCCCGCGCCGCGTGGGTGGCTCGTCCCGACCTGCGCTCGGTGGGTGGACCGGACCCCAGCGGCCAGGTCTTCGCCGACGAGTGGGTGCGGCGCGGCGGGCCGTCCGCCGAGGTCGTCATGCGCCAGCGGCTGCTGCAGGTCGACGAGCTCGTCGAGCCACCCGCCCCGCCTGGGCGACACCGCCTCGCTGGGCCTGCCGACGTCCCGTTGCTGCGGGGCTGGGGGGAGGCGTTCACCGACGAGGCGACGCCCGGGGGCGCCCGTATCGACCACGTCACTGCGCGCGTCGCGGCCGGTCTGCTGCACGTCTGGGAGGTCGACGGTCGTCCCGTGTCGATGGCCGCGGTGACCCTGCCGGAGGCCGGGGTCGCGCGCGTGCAGCTGGTCTACACGCCACCGCAGGAGCGCGGCCGGGGGTACGCAGCGGCGTGCGTCGCCGCCGTCACTCGCGAGCAGCTGGCCGAGCCCGGGCGCACGTGCATGCTCTACACCGACGCGGCCAACCCGACGTCCAACGCGGTGTACGAGCGGTTGGGGTACCGCGTGATCGGGACGGCCACGGACCTCGCCTTTGCCGCTACCATCGACGCGTGA
- a CDS encoding HEPN domain-containing protein, with protein MAEGNGPAAETADEFDPRVSIRNAETGEVKPVRRDAVEGLDKFIEGWEHNTYLPHSLRFSGWQMADEAHPAGTGTPGYRVVHKTIRTFVFPQVSMTFSNLQLKFGTGPITWGEPRFQGALNGRTPGTFLLPESGELEVLANNKVSYKWQPNVQINMTAHQEDTPSVNHIEILYALPQEAGDQYEDMIAGGRAGVATLTMMIDRIYGERVLGPVITEEVGEVFEDWHWNRLLGGRSVGMESQARLEQIDGNKFVERLSEVVDGHLHRPDKIRNRIKIASQWYWRAEAEPERVQQYIGYWLCIEALELEENSNIAPIKNRVAELLKVARDTVSVPIGRIYSIRNRLVHGTAREVDVEHVERVRALAVALLEFHGLGLVTPGSGAGLRWAVGLWDAEGSGPAT; from the coding sequence ATGGCTGAGGGGAACGGACCTGCCGCAGAGACGGCGGACGAATTCGATCCACGGGTAAGCATTCGTAATGCGGAGACTGGTGAGGTGAAACCAGTCCGCCGCGATGCCGTGGAGGGCTTGGACAAGTTCATTGAGGGGTGGGAGCACAACACCTACCTGCCGCATTCCTTGCGGTTCTCTGGCTGGCAGATGGCCGACGAGGCGCACCCAGCTGGGACGGGGACTCCCGGGTACCGTGTTGTTCACAAGACCATCCGCACCTTTGTGTTTCCGCAAGTCTCCATGACGTTCAGCAATCTGCAACTGAAATTTGGAACGGGACCAATCACATGGGGAGAGCCCAGATTTCAGGGCGCCCTCAATGGCCGCACGCCCGGCACCTTTCTGTTGCCGGAATCGGGTGAGTTAGAAGTTCTCGCAAACAATAAAGTCTCCTATAAGTGGCAGCCGAACGTGCAAATCAATATGACTGCTCACCAAGAAGACACCCCGAGTGTCAACCATATTGAGATCCTGTACGCCTTGCCCCAGGAGGCCGGGGACCAGTACGAAGACATGATCGCGGGCGGCCGAGCTGGTGTCGCGACCCTGACCATGATGATCGACCGGATCTACGGGGAACGCGTGCTTGGCCCTGTGATCACGGAAGAGGTCGGTGAGGTCTTCGAGGACTGGCACTGGAACCGGCTCTTGGGTGGGCGCTCCGTTGGCATGGAGAGTCAGGCGCGCTTGGAGCAGATCGATGGAAACAAGTTCGTCGAGAGGTTGTCTGAGGTCGTCGACGGCCACCTGCATCGGCCAGACAAGATTCGCAACCGAATCAAGATTGCGTCGCAGTGGTATTGGCGCGCTGAGGCTGAGCCTGAACGGGTTCAGCAGTACATCGGGTACTGGCTTTGCATTGAGGCGCTGGAGTTGGAGGAGAATTCGAATATCGCGCCGATCAAAAATCGGGTCGCTGAGTTGTTGAAGGTGGCCCGGGATACCGTGTCCGTGCCGATCGGCCGCATCTATTCCATCCGCAATCGACTCGTTCACGGAACTGCGCGAGAGGTCGACGTCGAGCACGTGGAACGTGTGCGTGCGCTTGCCGTGGCTCTGCTGGAGTTCCACGGCTTGGGTCTCGTGACCCCAGGGTCAGGTGCGGGCCTGCGGTGGGCCGTGGGGCTCTGGGACGCTGAGGGCAGCGGCCCCGCGACTTGA
- a CDS encoding TMEM175 family protein: MRTSRLEAFSDGVLAIIITIMVLELRVPEEPTLHALAGSATGFLTYLLSFVYVGIYWSNHHHMFQVVERVNGGVLWGNLHLLFWLSLFPFTTAWVDESSFARTPVVVYGVNLLLAAIAYYSLQLAIFRVRGGAGLREALGRDGKGKASPFLYLTGIGLAFVAPWLGVLVFSLVAIMWLVPDRRVERYLDAREEAAQV; the protein is encoded by the coding sequence ATGCGCACGAGCCGGCTGGAAGCGTTCAGCGACGGCGTCCTCGCCATCATCATCACGATCATGGTGCTGGAGCTGAGGGTTCCTGAGGAGCCGACGTTGCACGCTCTGGCTGGCTCGGCGACGGGGTTCCTGACGTACCTGCTGAGCTTCGTGTACGTCGGGATCTACTGGAGCAACCACCACCACATGTTCCAGGTGGTCGAGCGGGTCAACGGTGGCGTGCTGTGGGGCAACCTGCACCTGCTGTTCTGGCTGTCGCTGTTCCCCTTCACCACCGCGTGGGTCGACGAGTCGTCGTTCGCCCGGACGCCGGTGGTGGTCTACGGCGTCAACCTGCTGCTGGCGGCCATCGCCTACTACTCGTTGCAGCTGGCCATCTTCCGGGTGCGTGGAGGTGCGGGGTTGCGCGAGGCGTTGGGTCGCGACGGCAAGGGCAAGGCGTCGCCGTTCCTGTACCTCACCGGCATCGGGCTCGCCTTCGTGGCGCCGTGGCTGGGGGTCCTCGTGTTCTCGCTCGTCGCCATCATGTGGCTGGTCCCGGACCGGCGCGTCGAGCGCTACCTCGACGCGCGCGAAGAGGCCGCGCAGGTCTGA
- a CDS encoding recombinase family protein: MKAAAIYARISSDAEGAGLGVGRQVADCEALAERLGWSVAEVYSDNDISAYSGKRRPAYERMLEDLRDGHRDAVIVYHVDRLTRRPIELEQFVAAMDAAKVRHVRFVVGDSDIMTGDGLMAVRMMGAVAAHESATKSRRILRKHAELAEQGRPNGGPLRPFGFEKDRVTVRQDEAAVIRTLVERFLAGESLRSLCVWLDAEGITTVAGGPWRTPTLRNLLRSGRIAGLREHRGEVVGKAVWPQIITPQTRQRTLTRMESQTASGRRAPRRYLLSGLLRCGKCGTRLFSAARQASRRYVCSSGPDHGGCGRLTVVAEPVEQLIADAVLMRLSNPALMQQLAGGTSDEESAALAEQLSDERGRADELAAAYATKAITMAEWLTARDPIQARITDLERRLARVTNTAALDGLTGPLEVVQQRWADLNLDRQAAVVRTLLDHAVIQPVGPGQRTLDPNRVQAHWRV, encoded by the coding sequence GTGAAGGCGGCGGCCATTTACGCGCGCATCAGCAGCGACGCCGAGGGTGCGGGTCTGGGTGTGGGTCGCCAGGTCGCGGACTGTGAGGCCCTGGCCGAGCGGCTTGGCTGGTCGGTGGCCGAGGTCTACTCCGACAACGACATCTCGGCGTACTCGGGTAAGCGGCGTCCGGCATATGAGCGGATGCTGGAGGACCTGCGCGACGGTCACCGGGACGCGGTGATCGTCTATCACGTGGACCGGCTCACGCGGCGTCCGATCGAGCTGGAGCAGTTCGTCGCGGCGATGGACGCGGCGAAGGTGCGGCACGTGCGGTTTGTGGTGGGAGACAGCGACATCATGACCGGCGACGGCCTGATGGCGGTGCGGATGATGGGCGCGGTGGCCGCGCACGAGTCCGCCACGAAGTCGCGGCGCATCCTGCGCAAGCACGCCGAGCTGGCCGAGCAGGGACGCCCGAACGGCGGCCCGTTGCGCCCGTTCGGGTTCGAGAAGGACCGGGTGACCGTCCGCCAGGACGAGGCCGCCGTCATCCGCACGCTGGTCGAGCGGTTCCTGGCCGGGGAGTCGCTGCGCTCACTGTGCGTCTGGTTGGACGCGGAGGGAATCACGACCGTCGCAGGTGGCCCGTGGCGGACGCCGACGCTGCGAAACCTCCTGCGCTCTGGGCGGATCGCGGGGCTGCGCGAGCACCGTGGCGAGGTCGTCGGCAAGGCGGTGTGGCCGCAGATCATCACCCCGCAGACGCGCCAGCGGACCCTCACGCGGATGGAGAGCCAGACGGCGTCAGGTCGTCGTGCACCACGGCGCTACCTGCTGTCGGGCCTACTGCGGTGTGGGAAGTGCGGCACTCGGCTGTTCTCGGCAGCCCGGCAGGCCTCCCGCCGGTACGTGTGCAGCTCCGGCCCGGACCACGGCGGCTGCGGGCGGCTGACCGTGGTCGCGGAGCCGGTCGAGCAGTTGATCGCCGACGCGGTGCTCATGCGCCTGTCCAACCCGGCGCTCATGCAGCAGCTTGCAGGCGGCACCAGCGACGAGGAATCAGCGGCCCTGGCCGAGCAGCTCAGCGACGAGCGGGGCCGAGCCGACGAACTGGCCGCCGCCTACGCGACCAAGGCGATCACCATGGCCGAGTGGCTGACCGCGCGCGATCCGATCCAGGCGCGCATCACCGACCTCGAGCGCAGGTTGGCCCGCGTCACCAACACCGCCGCCCTCGACGGCCTGACCGGCCCCTTAGAGGTCGTTCAGCAGCGGTGGGCAGATCTGAACCTCGACCGGCAAGCCGCAGTGGTGCGGACGCTGCTGGACCACGCAGTCATCCAGCCCGTCGGGCCTGGCCAGCGAACGCTGGACCCGAACCGGGTGCAGGCTCACTGGCGGGTATAG
- the trpS gene encoding tryptophan--tRNA ligase yields the protein MTTFAASTLTTPSTTSLLADRADVLEAPDRYRVLTGDRPTGPLHLGHYLGTLRERVRLQDAGVQTFVVIADYQVVTDRSDTSEVAANVRELVLDYLAVGLDPLRTSVFRHSAVPEIGQLMLPLLSTATLAELQRNPTVKAEAGHAGPLSALMLTYPVHQAADILAVGGTLVPVGDDQLPHLEQTRVAARRVNERYGRGASVLTPPQALLTEAPRLLGTDGQKMSKSRGNAIALGASEDDTARLVRSAVTDSEREITYEPQRRPEVSSLVLMAALCSGRTPQDVASEVGSGAARLKAVVAEAVNEHLRPIRARRRELERQPDVVDAVLAAGLERARPLAAATLARVHEAMGLT from the coding sequence ATGACCACCTTCGCTGCCTCGACCCTCACGACGCCTTCCACCACCTCGCTGCTCGCGGACCGCGCGGACGTCCTCGAGGCGCCCGACCGCTACCGCGTGCTCACCGGCGACCGGCCCACCGGCCCGCTGCACCTCGGTCACTACCTCGGCACGCTGCGCGAGCGCGTGCGCCTGCAGGACGCCGGAGTGCAGACGTTCGTCGTCATCGCCGACTACCAGGTCGTCACCGACCGCAGCGACACCAGCGAGGTGGCGGCGAACGTCCGCGAGCTGGTGCTCGACTACCTCGCGGTTGGCCTGGACCCCTTGCGCACCAGCGTCTTCCGGCACAGCGCCGTGCCCGAGATCGGTCAGCTGATGCTGCCGCTGCTGTCGACGGCGACCCTGGCCGAGCTGCAGCGCAACCCCACGGTGAAGGCCGAGGCCGGGCACGCCGGGCCCCTCAGCGCGCTGATGCTCACCTACCCGGTGCACCAGGCCGCCGACATCCTCGCGGTGGGCGGCACGCTCGTGCCGGTGGGCGACGACCAGCTGCCGCACCTGGAGCAGACGCGGGTCGCGGCCCGTCGGGTCAACGAGCGCTACGGCCGCGGCGCGAGCGTCCTGACGCCACCGCAGGCGCTGCTCACCGAGGCGCCGCGGCTGCTCGGCACGGACGGGCAGAAGATGTCCAAGAGCCGGGGCAACGCGATCGCGCTGGGCGCCAGTGAGGACGACACGGCGCGCCTCGTGCGGTCGGCGGTCACCGACTCCGAGCGGGAGATCACCTACGAGCCGCAGCGCCGTCCCGAGGTGTCGAGCCTGGTGCTGATGGCCGCGCTGTGCTCCGGCCGCACGCCGCAGGACGTCGCGTCCGAGGTCGGCAGCGGCGCGGCGCGGTTGAAAGCCGTGGTGGCCGAGGCGGTGAACGAGCACCTGCGGCCGATCAGGGCCCGGCGGCGTGAGCTCGAACGCCAGCCGGACGTCGTCGACGCCGTGCTCGCTGCCGGCCTGGAGCGGGCGCGTCCCCTGGCCGCTGCGACGCTGGCGCGCGTGCACGAGGCGATGGGTCTGACGTGA
- a CDS encoding aminotransferase class V-fold PLP-dependent enzyme: MSSPIVIEDPRAATVSASCDQPLLTVVGGDLPVPLLDGSWRRYANLDYAASAPALAAVAEHVEQVLPYYASVHRGAGYASQVSTALLEDARAAVGEFVGARPGDVVVFTRNTTDALNLLAGCVPAWGDVVFLDLEHHANLLPWQRLPHRCVAVERTVDATLAALDDALAAQPAALLAITGASNVTGEELPVERIVRLAHRRGARVVVDAAQLAPHRAIDLEATGVDYVAFSGHKLYAPYGCGVLVGRRDWLDLAQPYLAGGGAVREVTVDSTRWAPVPARHEGGTPNVLGAVALARACRELRALPEGALEVHEAALRGRLVDGLSAVPGVGLHRVFDDAPSSIGVVTFTVDGHDPGLVAAYLSAEHGIGVRDGRFCAHPLLARLGLDAAVRASVGVGSRAEDVDRLVAGVAALVRRGTGAEYALVDGRWQPVCDVRPLPEWVAPSAAGSSPCGG, from the coding sequence ATGTCCAGTCCCATCGTCATCGAAGACCCCCGGGCCGCAACGGTTTCGGCGTCCTGCGACCAGCCCCTGCTCACCGTCGTCGGCGGTGACCTGCCGGTGCCGCTGCTCGACGGCTCGTGGAGGCGCTACGCGAACCTCGACTACGCCGCCAGCGCTCCGGCCCTGGCGGCCGTGGCCGAGCACGTGGAGCAGGTGCTGCCCTACTACGCCAGCGTCCACCGGGGGGCCGGGTACGCCTCGCAGGTGTCGACGGCGCTGCTCGAGGACGCTCGCGCTGCCGTGGGGGAGTTCGTGGGTGCCCGACCGGGCGACGTCGTCGTGTTCACGCGCAACACCACGGACGCGCTCAACCTGCTGGCGGGCTGCGTGCCGGCCTGGGGTGACGTGGTGTTCCTCGACCTCGAGCACCACGCGAACCTGCTGCCGTGGCAGCGGTTGCCGCACCGCTGCGTCGCCGTCGAGCGGACCGTCGACGCCACGCTGGCCGCACTCGACGACGCCTTGGCGGCGCAGCCGGCGGCGCTGCTCGCCATCACCGGCGCGTCGAACGTCACTGGTGAGGAGCTGCCGGTCGAGCGCATCGTGCGCCTCGCTCATCGCCGCGGGGCTCGCGTGGTCGTGGACGCCGCCCAGCTGGCGCCGCATCGCGCGATCGACCTCGAAGCGACCGGCGTCGACTACGTCGCCTTCAGCGGCCACAAGCTGTACGCGCCGTACGGCTGCGGGGTGCTCGTCGGACGACGCGACTGGCTCGACCTGGCGCAGCCGTACCTCGCAGGCGGGGGAGCCGTGCGCGAGGTGACGGTCGACTCGACCCGCTGGGCGCCCGTTCCGGCCCGGCACGAGGGCGGGACCCCGAACGTCCTCGGCGCGGTGGCGCTGGCCCGCGCGTGCCGCGAGCTGCGGGCGCTGCCCGAGGGGGCGCTCGAGGTGCACGAGGCGGCGCTGCGCGGTCGGCTCGTCGACGGGCTGAGCGCGGTGCCCGGCGTCGGGCTGCACCGGGTGTTCGACGACGCGCCCTCGTCGATCGGGGTCGTCACCTTCACGGTCGACGGCCACGACCCCGGCCTGGTCGCGGCGTACCTGTCGGCCGAGCACGGCATCGGCGTGCGCGACGGGCGCTTCTGCGCCCACCCGCTGCTCGCCCGGCTCGGGCTGGATGCGGCCGTACGGGCGAGCGTTGGCGTCGGCTCGCGGGCTGAGGACGTCGACCGCCTCGTCGCGGGGGTCGCGGCCCTGGTGCGGCGGGGAACCGGCGCCGAGTACGCGCTCGTCGACGGGCGCTGGCAGCCGGTGTGCGACGTCCGGCCGCTGCCGGAGTGGGTTGCGCCGTCAGCGGCCGGCTCCTCGCCCTGCGGCGGCTGA
- a CDS encoding alpha/beta hydrolase, with amino-acid sequence MSVISVERRHGAEAFDLRAVVDDDAAAHGTALLLHGFPQNASLWDGVLPGVRELGLRCVTVDQRGYSPLPQPTAIDAYRLDQLVADAVAVLDATTAGEAVLVVGHDWGAAVAWALAAYHPQRVRGLVAASVPHPGAFGAALRSDAEQKERSAYMRLLSDVERAERVLLDDDGRRLRAFFSGSTLSKDVVDGYVAPMLEPGRLRGPLAWYAAMDAQFAAVPPVRVPTVYLSADHDLAVGRRAVEECAEWVDAPYEHVALPGSHWIPDERPDAVVEAVRGLL; translated from the coding sequence GTGTCCGTCATCTCGGTCGAGCGCCGCCACGGCGCCGAGGCGTTCGACCTGCGAGCCGTCGTGGACGACGACGCGGCCGCCCACGGGACGGCCCTCCTGCTGCACGGCTTCCCGCAGAACGCTTCGCTGTGGGACGGCGTCCTGCCCGGTGTCCGCGAGCTCGGCCTGCGCTGCGTCACCGTCGACCAGCGCGGCTACTCCCCGCTCCCCCAGCCCACCGCGATCGACGCGTACCGCCTCGACCAGCTGGTGGCTGACGCGGTCGCGGTGCTCGACGCGACGACCGCGGGTGAGGCGGTGCTCGTCGTCGGGCACGACTGGGGCGCAGCGGTGGCCTGGGCTTTGGCCGCCTACCACCCACAGCGCGTGCGCGGCCTCGTCGCGGCGTCGGTGCCGCACCCAGGCGCGTTCGGCGCTGCGCTGCGGTCGGACGCCGAGCAGAAGGAGCGTTCGGCGTACATGCGGTTGCTGAGCGACGTCGAGCGCGCCGAACGCGTCCTGCTCGACGACGACGGCCGCCGGCTGAGGGCGTTCTTCTCCGGCTCGACGCTGAGCAAGGACGTGGTCGACGGCTACGTCGCTCCGATGCTCGAGCCAGGTCGGCTGCGCGGCCCCCTCGCCTGGTACGCCGCGATGGACGCCCAGTTCGCCGCCGTCCCGCCGGTGCGCGTGCCGACCGTCTACCTCTCGGCCGACCACGACCTCGCCGTCGGACGGCGAGCCGTCGAGGAGTGTGCGGAGTGGGTCGACGCGCCGTACGAGCACGTGGCCTTGCCTGGTTCGCACTGGATCCCGGACGAGCGGCCCGACGCCGTCGTCGAGGCTGTGCGCGGTCTGCTTTGA
- a CDS encoding class I SAM-dependent methyltransferase, which produces MSVLGQWKQDQGRRGDMTIAEAYDLLVGASDQVHFEAYDGSSSGPADARYQVRLKNPRGLAYVAGAPSSLGFARAYLMDDLEVDGFHPGDPYDLLAILDTLLEPRRPPAAEAVRALRAFGRAALTLPAPPPNEVPSGVHRALHGLRHSRRRDAEAIHHHYDVSNRFYEMVLGPSMAYTCACYPSDDATLEEAQANKFDLVCRKLGLKPGMRLLDVGCGWGGMVRHAVREYGVTAIGVTLSAQQAAWAQQAIEADGMSDRATVRYQDYREVTESGFDAVSSIGLTEHIGIKNYPSYFEFLYSKLVPGGRLLNHCITRADNLHPGIKRRGFIDRYVFPDGELAGAGTIIVAMQNAGFELQHEENLRRHYARTLAGWCRNLVENWDECVAETDLRTAKVWGLYMAGSRLAFERRQIELHQVLGTRTEEGGDPHLPMRPDWGV; this is translated from the coding sequence ATGAGCGTGCTCGGCCAGTGGAAGCAGGACCAGGGCCGTCGAGGGGACATGACGATCGCCGAGGCGTACGACCTGCTCGTGGGAGCGAGCGACCAGGTGCACTTCGAGGCCTACGACGGGTCGTCGTCCGGGCCTGCGGACGCGCGCTACCAGGTGCGGCTCAAGAACCCGCGGGGCCTGGCGTACGTCGCCGGCGCGCCGTCGTCCTTGGGGTTCGCAAGGGCCTACCTCATGGACGACCTGGAGGTCGACGGCTTCCACCCTGGTGACCCGTACGACCTGCTCGCGATCCTCGACACCCTGCTGGAGCCCCGCCGCCCACCGGCAGCCGAGGCCGTGCGCGCGTTGCGCGCGTTCGGTCGCGCGGCGCTGACCCTGCCGGCGCCCCCGCCGAACGAGGTGCCGAGCGGCGTGCACCGTGCGCTGCACGGGTTGCGGCACTCGCGCCGTCGCGATGCCGAGGCGATCCACCATCACTACGACGTGAGCAACCGCTTCTACGAGATGGTGCTCGGCCCGTCGATGGCCTACACCTGCGCCTGCTACCCCAGTGACGACGCGACGCTCGAGGAGGCGCAGGCCAACAAGTTCGACCTGGTGTGCCGCAAGCTCGGCCTCAAGCCGGGCATGCGCCTGCTCGACGTCGGCTGCGGCTGGGGCGGCATGGTGCGCCACGCGGTGCGCGAGTACGGCGTCACCGCGATCGGCGTCACGCTCTCAGCGCAGCAGGCCGCATGGGCGCAGCAGGCCATCGAGGCCGACGGCATGAGCGACCGCGCGACGGTGCGCTACCAGGACTACCGCGAGGTCACCGAGTCCGGCTTCGACGCCGTGAGCTCGATCGGCCTCACCGAGCACATCGGGATCAAGAACTACCCGTCGTACTTCGAGTTCCTGTACTCCAAGCTCGTGCCGGGCGGCCGGCTGCTCAACCACTGCATCACCCGCGCCGACAACCTGCACCCCGGCATCAAGCGCCGCGGCTTCATCGACCGGTACGTGTTCCCGGACGGCGAGCTGGCGGGCGCCGGCACCATCATCGTGGCGATGCAGAACGCCGGGTTCGAGCTGCAGCACGAGGAGAACCTGCGCCGCCACTACGCGCGCACGCTGGCCGGCTGGTGCCGCAACCTCGTCGAGAACTGGGACGAGTGCGTCGCTGAGACCGACCTGCGCACCGCGAAGGTGTGGGGCCTGTACATGGCGGGCTCGCGGCTGGCGTTCGAGCGGCGGCAGATCGAGCTGCACCAGGTGCTCGGCACGCGCACCGAGGAGGGTGGCGACCCGCACCTGCCGATGCGTCCCGACTGGGGCGTGTAG